In Candidatus Thermoplasmatota archaeon, the genomic stretch TCAAGTATTTCTTTTGCTCTGTCCATTCTTATTTTTCCCTCAGCAGCCATTATTTCTGCTACTCTGTCAATTTCATCTCCCGTGGCGCCTGCCGTGACGGCAATGTTTTTCGCATGCAAACGCATATGCCCTTCCTGTATCCCCTTTGTTGTCAAGGCGTGCAAAGCTGCAAAATTTTGGGCCAGACCGACAGATGCTATCACTTCCGCCAGTTCCTTTGCGGATTTTACACCCAGTATTTTTAATGATATTCTTGCAATTGGATGGATTTTCGTTATTCCCCCTATCGTGCCTGCTGCCATCGGTATCCTTATTTTTCCCACAAGGTTGCCATCTTTTTTCTCCCATAATGTCAGCGGTTTATAGCCGTTCATCGCAGCGTATGCATGAGCACCTGCTTCTATGGCCCTCCAGTCATTTCCGGTTGCTAGGGCCACCGCATCTATCCCGTTCATAATGCCTTTGTTATGCGTGGCTGCCCTGTACGGGTCAAGAAATGCAAACTCGTATGCATGGATTATATTGTTAACCACCTTTTCCCCACCCACCACATCTTTATCAAAAACGGCGGTTGCCTCAACCAGACGGCGGTCGGCAAGATTGGAGATTATACGCAATAATGTTTTTCCGCCTGTTATTTTTTCTACCAGAGGAGCACACGCCTCTGCCATGGTATTTACAGCATTGGCACCCATTGCATCCCTCACGTCGACTAGTAAATGGATACAGAGCATGTTATCGCTTAGCTGTCTCACTTCCAGATCTTTTGCACCCCCTCCAAGACTAACCAGAATTTTATCCTGGGCGTTTGCCAGGTCAAGTATCTCCTTTTTGTGAGATTTTATTTCTTCCATCGCATTCTTCTTCGCATCAAGGATCTGTATCTGCCCTATCATTATGGGCTCGGTTGCATGCGCTGTAAATCCCCCTTTAACTCTTGCCATTTTCGCGGCATTGGAGGCAGCGGCGACAA encodes the following:
- a CDS encoding hydroxymethylglutaryl-CoA reductase, degradative is translated as MYKNCAFCFMKKTSRISGFYKLPVRERIKKVKEFAGLNDEEEGILLSMDGLDVETADRMIENVIGSLQMPLGIATNFLINGKNYIVPMAIEETSVVAAASNAAKMARVKGGFTAHATEPIMIGQIQILDAKKNAMEEIKSHKKEILDLANAQDKILVSLGGGAKDLEVRQLSDNMLCIHLLVDVRDAMGANAVNTMAEACAPLVEKITGGKTLLRIISNLADRRLVEATAVFDKDVVGGEKVVNNIIHAYEFAFLDPYRAATHNKGIMNGIDAVALATGNDWRAIEAGAHAYAAMNGYKPLTLWEKKDGNLVGKIRIPMAAGTIGGITKIHPIARISLKILGVKSAKELAEVIASVGLAQNFAALHALTTKGIQEGHMRLHAKNIAVTAGATGDEIDRVAEIMAAEGKIRMDRAKEILDELRK